Proteins encoded by one window of Dioscorea cayenensis subsp. rotundata cultivar TDr96_F1 chromosome 6, TDr96_F1_v2_PseudoChromosome.rev07_lg8_w22 25.fasta, whole genome shotgun sequence:
- the LOC120263587 gene encoding protein RALF-like 33 yields the protein MAEGFHRSFISLLLLLLLIAGASASGHDLGWIPPKSMCRGMIADCLAEEEFDLDSEVNRRILATSSYISYGALRRDTVPCSRRGASYYNCRAGAQANPYNRGCSAITRCRS from the coding sequence ATGGCGGAAGGATTCCATCGTTCCTTcatctctcttctccttctcctcctcctcataGCCGGCGCTTCCGCTTCCGGCCACGATCTCGGCTGGATCCCACCGAAATCGATGTGCCGGGGCATGATCGCCGACTGCCTCGCTGAAGAGGAGTTCGATCTCGATTCCGAGGTCAACCGTCGGATCCTCGCTACATCCAGCTACATCAGCTACGGCGCTCTTCGCCGTGACACCGTTCCTTGCTCTCGCCGTGGCGCATCCTACTACAACTGCCGTGCCGGTGCCCAGGCCAATCCCTACAATCGTGGCTGCTCCGCCATTACCCGGTGCCGTAGCTAA
- the LOC120263706 gene encoding heat shock factor-binding protein, with the protein MAGQESDNLQQSTADMTVFVQNLLQQMQTRFQTMSESLIGKIDEMGSRIDELEQSINNLKAEMGTDGVSEAKPEDPKPADESS; encoded by the exons ATG GCTGGACAAGAATCAGATAACCTACAACAAAGCACTGCAGATATGACCGTATTT GTACAAAATCTTCTTCAGCAAATG CAAACTAGGTTCCAGACAATGTCTGAGTCGCTTATCGGAAAGA TAGATGAGATGGGAAGCAGGATTGATGAACTGGAACAAAGcatcaacaacctcaaggctgAGATGGGAACAGATGGTGTGTCTGAGGCAAAGCCTGAAGATCCAAAACCAGCTGATGAATCTTCATGA
- the LOC120263254 gene encoding translocator protein homolog has protein sequence MATTELRHRPPTITATTTTTSKSRNSGKKMAMARRGLKSLAIAISFPLALTTIVLLLFTTSSSSQTHSSRPFWYPPEWAFHLATVSCSSLMGLSSWLAWAEGGFHRRLEAFPLYLAQLVFGLAWGPLLFGKGSPKAALVVAVGLVVALGGCVRCFRRVNPIAADLVKPCLAWAVFLALFSYHLV, from the coding sequence ATGGCCACCACCGAACTCCGTCACCGTCCACCAACCATcaccgccaccaccaccaccacctccaaaTCCAGAAACTCCGGCAAGAAGATGGCCATGGCAAGAAGAGGACTCAAATCTTTAGCCATTGCCATTTCCTTTCCTTTAGCTTTAACAACCATTGTCCTTCTTCTCTTCaccacctcttcttcttctcaaactCATTCTTCTAGACCTTTCTGGTACCCACCAGAATGGGCTTTCCATTTAGCCActgtttcttgttcttctctaaTGGGTTTATCTTCTTGGTTAGCTTGGGCTGAAGGTGGCTTTCACCGGCGGTTGGAGGCTTTTCCGTTGTACTTAGCTCAGCTTGTGTTTGGCTTGGCTTGGGGTCCTCTTCTTTTTGGGAAGGGTTCACCGAAGGCGGCGTTGGTGGTGGCCGTTGGGCTCGTCGTCGCGTTGGGTGGCTGTGTTCGGTGTTTCCGGCGAGTGAACCCTATTGCGGCTGATTTGGTTAAACCTTGTTTGGCTTGGGCTGTTTTCTTGGCTCTGTTTAGTTATCATCTTGTTTGA
- the LOC120263256 gene encoding zinc finger MYM-type protein 1-like yields MEVAYRIRLTAILDMTRFLFKQGLPFHGNDESSNSLNKGNFLELLDWYSLRNEEVWKTVNQNAPGNNQLTSPKIQKELANACATEITLVIVDDIGDNYFSLMVDEARDASIKQQMGVVLQYVNKNGHVIERFLALVHVPDTSVISLKNAIDCLFAKHKLSLSRLRGQGYDEASNMRGEFNGLKALILKENPYARYVHCFAHQLQLVVVAVAKENRIVSDFFQYVNMIVNATRASCKRRDQLMQHHHDRLVEQLEKVEIVSEVLQNVHDDGASTNNRGIVPSLIDKMENYQFVFVMETGWEEFLGEVTSFCKGNSIDVPNMEDNMPIRGRSKREGQFITHFHHYRVIDLISQEMLNRFPEASTELLLLVSCLDSRDSFSKFNIHKLLRLAELYPEDFSGTEHMMLEDQLATFIYDVQHNDDFANIRDLGGFAIKMVDTGKCTIFPLIYRLIELPLVFPVATASVERAFSAMNIVKSDLRNKMGDEWMNDSMIVYIEKEVFATIDNEAILQMFSKNANSPYSVTSFK; encoded by the exons ATGGAGGTTGCATATCGTATTCGTTTGACGGCAATTTTAGATATGACTCGTTTTCTTTTTAAGCAAGGTTTACCTTTCCATGGAAATGATGAGTCTTCAAATTCACTAAACAAAGGCAATTTTCTTGAGTTGCTTGATTGGTATAGCCTACGAAATGAAGAAGTTTGGAAGACAGTCAATCAAAATGCCCCTGGAAACAATCAATTGACTTccccaaaaattcaaaaggagtTGGCAAATGCTTGTGCAACGGAGATTACACttgttattgttgatgatattggggataattatttttctcttatggTTGATGAAGCCCGAGATGCTTCAATAAAGCAACAAATGGGAGTTGTTTTACAATATGTGAATAAGAATGGACATGTGATAGAGCGATTCCTTGCATTGGTTCATGTGCCTGATACCTCTGTAATTTCTTTAAAGAATGCcattgattgtttatttgcTAAACACAAGTTGTCTCTTTCGAGGTTAAGAGGGCAAGGATATGATGAGGCTTCAAATATGCGAGGtgaattcaatggtttgaaagcacttattttaaaagaaaatccatatgcAAGATATGTACATTGTTTTGCTCACCAACTACAATTAGTGGTTGTTGCGGTTGCTAAAGAGAATCGAATTGTGAGTGATTTTTTCCAATATGTTAATATGATTGTTAATGCCACCAGAGCGTCATGTAAAAGGAGAGATCAACTTATGCAACATCATCATGATAGATTGGTTGAGCAATTGGAGAAGGTGGAGATAGTCAGTG AGGTACTCCAAAATGTGCATGATGATGGGGCTTCTACTAACAATAGAGGCATAGTGCCAAGTTTGATTGACAAAATGGAGAATTACcagtttgtatttgtgat GGAGACAGGatgggaggagtttttgggagaagTTACCTCTTTTTGTAAGGGTAACTCAATTGATGTGCCTAATATGGAGGATAATATGCCAATTCGTGGTCGTTCTAAGCGGGAAGGACAATTCATTACTCATTTTCACCATTATCGT gttattgatttgatttctcaAGAAATGCTCAACCGCTTTCCTGAAGCTAGCACGGAGTTACTTCTTTTGGTATCATGCCTTGATTCTAGGGACTCATTTTCTAAATTCAACATCCATAAGCTACTCCGTCTTGCAGAGTTGTACCCTGAAGATTTCTCAGGGACTGAACACATGATGCTTGAGGATCAACTTGCTACTTTCATTTATGATGTGCAACATAATGATGATTTTGCAAATATCAGAGACTTGGGAGGTTTTGCTATAAAGATGGTTGATACCGGCAAATGTACTATTTTTCCCCTCATTTATCGTCTTATTGAGCTGCCATTGGTTTTTCCAGTTGCGACAGCTAGTGTTGAGAGGGCATTTTCGGCGATGAATATTGTGAAATCTGACTTGCGCAACAAAATGGGAGACGAGTGGATGAATGATAGCATGATTGTCTATATTGAGAAAgaggtttttgcaactattgACAATGAGGCAATCCTacaaatgttttcaaaaaatgcaaactcgccGTATTCAGTTACCTCCTTTAAGTAG